The following coding sequences are from one Planctomycetaceae bacterium window:
- a CDS encoding ABC transporter ATP-binding protein, whose amino-acid sequence MASTASATTEQSEEPDSGSSHDGRVVVRLLELTWRYRGGCIKVLALQFLLLLMGLSGLGLGGLGIDVLRHSITPATVAPPHWPMDISPPQTWSPLLQISLIAGGVLVLALLRGFLTGWYGIAMAQLLQGKVVPDLRAAVYDKLQRLGLRFFQANSTGSLINRVTGDVQNVRLFIDGVVMQVLILAVSMAVYLVYMVRLQPLLTAACLATTPLIYLLARRFSKLVQPAYHRERELFDDLVLDVSENVQGAHVIKGFALQEQEKATFARKQKHVLLQKKWIFWRVTTYPPAIGLLSMLNLAVLLGFGGYLVIQGRLALGTGMVVFAGLLQQVSGQVQALATVTNSLQQSLISAKRVFEVLDVPLEIASPPRPLPLPKATGRVEFRNVTFGYQKDQPVLQDVTFTVASGQEVAVLGATGAGKTTLLGLIPRFFDPQGGSVLIDGVDVRHVSLDDLRRNIGIVFQESFLFSATPAENIAFGRPQARPELIERAAKTAAAHEFIAALPQGYDTLLQEAGADLSGGQRQRLAIARALLLEPSILLLDDPTAAIDSRTEEEILSAMTAARKGRTTFVIAHRLSTLKRADLVLVLERGRIVQMGKHEDLMNQEGPYRQAAIHQVADDTSRRILGMT is encoded by the coding sequence GTGGCTTCCACGGCATCGGCCACGACAGAGCAGAGCGAGGAGCCTGATTCAGGCTCGTCCCACGACGGGCGGGTTGTTGTGCGCCTTCTGGAATTGACCTGGCGCTATCGCGGCGGGTGCATCAAGGTGCTGGCCCTGCAGTTTCTGCTGCTGCTGATGGGGCTGTCGGGGCTGGGCCTGGGCGGGCTGGGGATCGACGTTCTGCGCCACTCCATCACGCCGGCGACGGTAGCGCCCCCGCATTGGCCGATGGACATCTCTCCCCCGCAGACCTGGTCGCCGCTGCTGCAGATATCGCTGATCGCCGGTGGAGTGCTGGTGCTGGCGCTGCTGCGGGGGTTCCTGACGGGCTGGTACGGCATCGCGATGGCCCAACTGCTCCAGGGCAAAGTCGTGCCCGACCTGCGGGCGGCGGTCTATGACAAGCTCCAGCGCCTGGGTCTTCGGTTCTTCCAGGCCAACAGCACCGGGTCGCTGATCAACCGCGTCACCGGCGACGTGCAGAACGTGCGGCTGTTCATCGACGGCGTCGTGATGCAGGTGTTGATCCTGGCCGTGTCGATGGCCGTGTACCTGGTCTACATGGTGCGCCTCCAGCCGCTGCTGACGGCCGCCTGCCTGGCCACCACGCCCCTGATCTACCTGCTGGCGCGGCGGTTCTCGAAGCTGGTTCAGCCGGCGTATCATCGCGAGCGGGAACTGTTCGACGACCTGGTGCTGGACGTGTCTGAAAACGTCCAGGGCGCCCACGTGATCAAAGGGTTCGCCCTTCAGGAACAGGAGAAGGCCACGTTCGCCCGCAAGCAGAAGCACGTGCTGCTGCAGAAGAAGTGGATCTTCTGGCGCGTCACGACATACCCGCCGGCTATCGGGCTTCTGTCGATGCTGAACCTGGCGGTGCTGCTGGGCTTTGGCGGCTACCTGGTGATTCAGGGGCGTCTGGCGCTGGGGACGGGCATGGTGGTCTTCGCCGGGCTGCTTCAGCAGGTCAGCGGGCAGGTGCAGGCGCTGGCTACGGTCACCAACAGCCTTCAGCAGAGCCTCATCAGCGCCAAGCGGGTCTTTGAAGTGCTCGACGTGCCGCTTGAGATCGCCAGCCCGCCGCGGCCGCTGCCGCTGCCCAAGGCGACGGGGCGCGTCGAGTTTCGGAATGTCACGTTTGGGTACCAGAAAGACCAGCCCGTTCTGCAGGACGTGACGTTCACCGTCGCCAGCGGGCAGGAGGTCGCGGTGCTGGGGGCTACCGGCGCCGGCAAGACCACGCTGCTGGGGCTGATCCCGCGATTCTTCGACCCCCAGGGCGGTTCGGTGCTCATCGACGGCGTCGACGTGCGACACGTCAGCCTGGACGACCTGCGGCGGAATATCGGCATCGTCTTTCAGGAGAGCTTTCTGTTCAGCGCGACGCCGGCCGAAAATATCGCGTTCGGTCGCCCCCAGGCCCGGCCGGAACTGATCGAGCGGGCGGCCAAGACCGCCGCGGCGCACGAGTTCATCGCCGCCCTGCCCCAAGGGTACGACACGCTGCTGCAAGAGGCCGGGGCCGACCTCTCCGGCGGGCAGCGCCAGCGCCTGGCCATCGCCCGGGCGCTGCTGCTGGAACCATCGATCCTGCTGCTGGACGATCCCACTGCCGCGATCGACTCCCGCACGGAAGAGGAAATACTCTCGGCCATGACCGCGGCGCGCAAGGGGCGCACGACCTTCGTGATCGCCCACCGGCTCAGCACGCTCAAACGCGCCGACCTGGTGCTGGTGCTCGAACGCGGACGCATCGTCCAGATGGGCAAGCATGAAGACCTGATGAACCAGGAGGGGCCGTACCGCCAGGCCGCCATCCACCAGGTGGCCGACGACACCAGCCGGCGCATCCTGGGCATGACCTGA
- the fba gene encoding class II fructose-bisphosphate aldolase (catalyzes the reversible aldol condensation of dihydroxyacetonephosphate and glyceraldehyde 3-phosphate in the Calvin cycle, glycolysis, and/or gluconeogenesis): MLVPMRVLLDHAAENGYGVAALNVNNMEQIQAIMSAAKATDSPVIIQASRGARSYTNDAYLRHLMLAAVELNPTLPICLHLDHGDKPQTCFSAIENGFTSVMMDGSLQADGKAPSTYEYNVQVTRQVVDAAHKVGVSVEGEIGALGGIEDGHGAGLSEEEAQQHLTDPAQAEKFVGDTCVDALAVAIGTSHGAYKFKKKPTGEVLKMSLIEEIHRRLPNTHLVMHGSSSVPQELQDIINKYGGQLKPTFGVPLEEIQKGIRHGVRKINVDTDSRLAITGAIRKIFAETPGEFDPRKYMAPARDAMEVVCRERMIAFGQAGQAGKIPARTTKEMVDFYTKKCGCKCGCKK, translated from the coding sequence ATGCTGGTACCGATGAGAGTGCTGCTCGATCACGCTGCCGAAAACGGTTATGGCGTCGCTGCCCTGAACGTCAACAACATGGAACAGATCCAGGCGATCATGTCTGCCGCCAAGGCGACCGATTCGCCGGTGATCATCCAGGCCTCCCGCGGCGCACGCAGCTACACCAACGACGCGTATCTGAGGCACCTGATGCTGGCGGCTGTCGAGCTCAACCCGACGCTGCCGATCTGCCTGCACCTCGACCATGGCGACAAGCCCCAGACTTGCTTCTCGGCCATCGAGAACGGGTTCACGTCGGTGATGATGGACGGGTCGCTGCAGGCCGACGGCAAGGCGCCCAGCACGTACGAGTACAACGTGCAGGTGACCCGCCAGGTTGTGGACGCGGCGCACAAAGTCGGCGTCAGCGTCGAGGGCGAGATCGGCGCCCTGGGCGGCATCGAGGACGGACATGGCGCCGGCCTGAGCGAAGAGGAAGCCCAGCAGCACCTGACCGACCCGGCGCAGGCCGAGAAGTTCGTGGGCGACACGTGCGTGGACGCCCTGGCGGTGGCCATCGGCACCAGCCACGGCGCGTACAAGTTCAAGAAGAAGCCCACAGGCGAAGTGCTCAAGATGTCGCTGATCGAGGAGATCCACCGCCGCCTGCCCAACACGCACCTGGTGATGCACGGGTCGTCGTCGGTTCCGCAGGAACTGCAGGACATCATCAACAAGTACGGCGGGCAGCTCAAGCCGACCTTCGGCGTTCCGCTGGAAGAAATCCAGAAGGGCATCCGCCACGGCGTGCGCAAGATTAACGTCGACACCGACAGCCGCCTGGCCATCACCGGCGCGATCCGCAAGATCTTCGCCGAGACCCCCGGCGAGTTCGACCCGCGCAAGTACATGGCTCCCGCGCGCGATGCGATGGAAGTCGTCTGCCGCGAGCGCATGATCGCCTTCGGCCAGGCCGGACAGGCCGGGAAGATCCCGGCCAGGACGACCAAAGAAATGGTCGACTTCTACACGAAGAAATGCGGCTGCAAATGCGGTTGCAAGAAGTAG
- a CDS encoding VOC family protein, with translation MPDIIIFLTYNDRAEDAARFYTSIFPDSRITRVTHYPDIEGLPPAGSVMTVEFELMGRPFVALNGGPQFSFSQGVSISVQCDTQQEVDEYWAKLAQDGQEVACGWLTDKFGVSWQIDPRLLMEMTADPDPDKATKAMQAMMKMVKIDSERLRKAWE, from the coding sequence ATGCCAGACATCATCATCTTTCTCACATACAATGACCGGGCCGAAGATGCAGCACGATTCTACACGTCAATCTTCCCGGACTCGCGCATTACGAGGGTGACACACTATCCGGATATCGAAGGATTACCGCCCGCAGGCAGCGTGATGACGGTGGAATTCGAGTTGATGGGTCGGCCGTTCGTCGCGCTCAATGGGGGGCCGCAGTTTTCGTTCAGTCAGGGTGTCTCCATCTCGGTGCAGTGCGACACACAACAGGAAGTGGATGAGTACTGGGCGAAATTGGCTCAAGACGGTCAGGAAGTCGCATGCGGCTGGTTGACCGACAAGTTCGGGGTGTCATGGCAAATCGATCCGAGACTGCTGATGGAAATGACCGCTGACCCTGACCCGGACAAGGCAACAAAAGCGATGCAGGCGATGATGAAGATGGTGAAAATCGACAGCGAAAGGTTGCGCAAGGCATGGGAATGA
- a CDS encoding cyclase family protein translates to MRYSEVFDITAAMRPGMPVWPGDKGFVFQWCGRIEQGAIANSSRLTLGVHTGTHLDAPNHFIDKGDNLDAFGPERFVLEACLVDCGNVQVVTAEHVAAADAAAGEAVIFKTANTARRLLDKQEFTKDYAYVSGEAARACVDRGFSLVGVDYLSTDMFEAPGYPAHMAMLGTGIILLEGLVLNDVPPGRYTLIALPLKIRGAEASPVRAVLLR, encoded by the coding sequence ATGCGATACAGCGAAGTCTTCGACATCACCGCCGCGATGCGGCCGGGGATGCCTGTCTGGCCGGGCGACAAGGGCTTCGTCTTCCAGTGGTGCGGGCGGATCGAACAGGGGGCGATCGCCAACAGCTCGCGTTTGACGCTGGGCGTGCATACCGGCACGCACTTGGATGCACCCAACCACTTTATCGATAAAGGCGATAACCTCGACGCCTTCGGGCCCGAGCGGTTCGTGCTCGAGGCCTGCCTGGTCGACTGCGGAAACGTACAGGTCGTCACGGCGGAGCACGTCGCGGCCGCCGACGCTGCCGCTGGCGAGGCCGTCATCTTCAAAACCGCCAACACCGCACGGCGGCTGCTGGACAAGCAGGAGTTCACCAAGGATTACGCCTATGTCAGCGGCGAGGCGGCCCGCGCGTGCGTAGATCGCGGCTTTTCGCTGGTCGGCGTGGACTACCTCAGCACGGACATGTTCGAGGCCCCGGGATACCCGGCCCACATGGCGATGCTCGGGACGGGAATCATCCTGCTGGAGGGGCTCGTACTCAACGACGTGCCGCCGGGTCGCTACACGCTGATCGCCCTGCCGCTGAAGATCCGCGGCGCCGAGGCCTCCCCCGTGCGGGCGGTGCTGCTGCGATAA
- a CDS encoding aldo/keto reductase, producing MNRLFTSRRALGRTGFMATGLGIGDLADRSLSIQQCADTLRRAMDAGLNVIDTAPAYEDGYSEEAVGAALAGRREGMFVITKIDQLDQSVAPQVEGSLERLGLDSVDLLLFHGVSRVQDWQRIAAPGGGFDQLAQCISQGKCRFAGISSHHPDVLSMAIESGRCDAVMFALGPFADARYRQEILPQARAAGVATIGFKVFGAGMLLGDTSGYGRPLAAGSAGGLPRLSVTQCLHYTLTLDPDVALLGMSTPAEQDAAFEAAASFTPLSADESAAIAARAAEAVAGKGTCWWNP from the coding sequence ATGAACCGACTCTTCACATCGCGACGCGCCTTGGGGCGCACGGGCTTCATGGCCACTGGGCTTGGCATCGGCGACCTGGCCGATCGGAGCCTGTCGATCCAGCAATGCGCCGACACGCTGCGCCGGGCCATGGACGCCGGGCTCAACGTCATCGACACCGCCCCGGCGTATGAGGACGGCTACAGCGAAGAAGCGGTGGGGGCCGCCCTGGCCGGTCGGCGCGAGGGGATGTTCGTCATCACCAAGATCGATCAGCTCGATCAGAGCGTGGCCCCGCAGGTCGAGGGCAGCCTCGAGCGGCTGGGCCTGGACAGCGTGGACCTGCTGCTCTTTCACGGGGTGTCTCGCGTGCAGGACTGGCAGCGGATCGCGGCCCCCGGCGGCGGGTTCGACCAGCTCGCCCAGTGCATCAGCCAGGGCAAGTGCCGCTTCGCCGGGATTTCCAGCCATCATCCCGATGTGCTGAGCATGGCGATAGAGTCCGGGCGCTGCGATGCGGTCATGTTCGCGCTGGGGCCCTTCGCCGATGCGCGATACCGACAGGAGATTCTCCCGCAGGCCCGCGCCGCGGGCGTGGCCACGATCGGCTTCAAGGTCTTCGGCGCGGGCATGCTCCTGGGCGACACCAGCGGGTACGGCAGACCGCTGGCAGCCGGCAGCGCCGGCGGACTGCCCCGCCTGAGCGTGACGCAGTGCCTGCACTACACGCTCACACTCGACCCGGACGTGGCCTTGTTGGGCATGAGCACGCCGGCCGAACAGGACGCCGCCTTCGAAGCGGCGGCTTCATTCACGCCGCTGTCGGCGGACGAATCGGCCGCCATCGCCGCCCGGGCCGCCGAGGCGGTGGCCGGCAAAGGCACCTGTTGGTGGAATCCGTAG
- a CDS encoding alpha-galactosidase yields the protein MTSSEFLKSSPKIVLADGRDGAAAGLRVEGVWQGDLWRGRLINAGGKPQAIKEIVLFGGQLPVPPETAFYGEGYQKLSQYSGTIALPKCIGGYTDKDHYKLPQTPGAFTVYSLLLLGPAQGRYILAAFTSCRRFSGEFRLWPDGRAEIVLAAEGIVIESGEAWELEEFFVQEGPDREALLAAAGEQIARNHPPLPFAPVPTGWCSWYYYGPNITEADIRENLDAMTARIPQLKYVQIDDGYQTHMGDWLTPAPGFGDALLPLLGEIRRRGLEPAIWVGPFIASEASELFRTHPEYFVQDAAGKPLRSDTISFGGWRDAPWYMLDGTHPGAQAYLERVFRTMRREWGCTYFKLDANSWGAIPGGVHHDRKATSIEAYRRGMAAVLRGAEDAFVLGCNAPMWGSLGLVHGMRVTNDIGRSWGSFKAIATELFHRNWQHGRLWINDPDCVVLENTPGATATADEYRFHMTMIYACAGMVLSGDKLSILSQESIAILKKLVPPPPAAATFEDATFRLGVIDLPDKRMACLFNWTDEPITIDVPLPRAAKLRDFWTGEDLGRHGGSYRSEAIAPHGAQLVECMWT from the coding sequence ATGACCTCATCGGAGTTTCTGAAGTCCTCACCGAAGATCGTGCTGGCGGATGGTCGCGACGGCGCGGCGGCGGGCCTGCGCGTCGAGGGCGTATGGCAGGGCGATCTATGGCGTGGACGGTTGATCAACGCCGGCGGCAAGCCGCAAGCGATCAAGGAGATCGTGCTCTTTGGCGGGCAGTTGCCCGTGCCGCCGGAAACGGCGTTCTACGGCGAAGGCTATCAGAAGCTCAGCCAGTATAGCGGCACGATCGCCTTGCCCAAGTGCATCGGCGGGTACACCGACAAGGACCACTACAAGCTCCCGCAGACTCCGGGCGCGTTCACCGTCTACAGCCTCCTGCTGCTTGGTCCGGCCCAGGGACGATACATTCTGGCGGCGTTCACCTCCTGCCGGCGATTCAGCGGGGAGTTCCGCCTGTGGCCCGACGGGCGCGCCGAGATCGTGCTGGCCGCAGAGGGGATTGTCATCGAATCGGGCGAGGCGTGGGAGCTGGAAGAGTTCTTCGTGCAGGAAGGTCCTGATCGCGAGGCGCTGCTGGCGGCCGCGGGCGAGCAGATCGCCCGCAACCATCCCCCGCTGCCCTTCGCGCCGGTGCCGACGGGCTGGTGCTCGTGGTACTACTACGGCCCCAATATCACCGAGGCCGACATCCGCGAGAACCTCGACGCGATGACCGCCCGTATCCCGCAGCTCAAGTATGTGCAGATCGACGACGGCTACCAGACGCACATGGGCGACTGGCTGACACCGGCGCCGGGCTTCGGCGATGCGCTGCTGCCGCTGCTGGGCGAGATCCGCCGCCGCGGGCTCGAGCCTGCCATCTGGGTGGGGCCGTTCATCGCCTCCGAGGCCTCCGAGCTCTTCCGCACGCACCCGGAATATTTCGTTCAGGACGCCGCAGGCAAGCCGCTGAGGTCGGACACGATCTCCTTCGGCGGCTGGCGCGATGCGCCGTGGTACATGCTCGACGGGACGCACCCCGGCGCGCAGGCGTACCTCGAGCGCGTCTTCCGCACGATGCGACGCGAGTGGGGCTGCACGTACTTCAAGCTCGACGCCAACTCCTGGGGCGCGATCCCCGGCGGCGTCCACCACGACCGCAAGGCCACCAGCATCGAGGCCTACCGCCGCGGGATGGCCGCCGTTCTGCGCGGGGCCGAGGATGCCTTCGTGCTTGGCTGCAACGCCCCGATGTGGGGCTCGCTGGGCCTGGTGCATGGGATGCGCGTCACCAACGACATCGGCCGTTCGTGGGGCAGCTTCAAGGCCATCGCCACCGAGTTGTTCCACCGCAACTGGCAGCACGGGCGGCTGTGGATCAACGACCCGGACTGCGTCGTGCTGGAGAACACGCCTGGCGCGACGGCCACGGCGGACGAGTACCGCTTCCACATGACGATGATCTACGCCTGTGCGGGGATGGTGCTCTCTGGCGACAAGCTGTCGATCCTGTCGCAGGAGAGCATCGCGATTCTCAAGAAGCTGGTCCCCCCGCCGCCGGCGGCCGCCACGTTCGAAGACGCAACCTTCCGCCTGGGCGTCATCGACCTGCCCGACAAACGCATGGCCTGCCTGTTCAACTGGACGGACGAGCCGATCACGATCGACGTGCCCCTGCCCCGCGCGGCGAAGCTCCGCGATTTCTGGACGGGCGAGGATCTTGGCCGGCACGGCGGCAGCTACCGATCAGAGGCAATTGCGCCGCACGGGGCACAGCTTGTTGAATGTATGTGGACTTAG